Proteins from a single region of Desulfovibrio sp. X2:
- a CDS encoding Glu/Leu/Phe/Val dehydrogenase dimerization domain-containing protein: MSAACDAFDRIAENLEISLRMSDQADAVLVVDSTIHGTSSGGVRITEDVSREEVHALAREMTLKYSFFGLRRGGAKCGIRLPGSVTPEEKAEALREFGRHLRPIIAHGLYYPGMDMNCSFTDLQNIYKGAGYTIGDHADSSYYTAMSVAQVLEAVRAQVEDSSPLSLSIAGFGRVAWHLIDRLDMSRYRLVGFSTATGACYDESGFDPAEVLAACREHGDAFVTRLGRGLLDDRDGLYACPVDILLPAARTDAIHSGNVGSVDAGYIVPIANKPYTDEALRTLEESGVACFPGYVCNGGGVFASGLADAGVPEQAIEGLCAGGYRAVARALFAKSLEGRLSLHEIARTLAHDSCLRLRAEQPGRGERLLRRLGQRFGPTRAVLRKKLFENLEEQFTRHVERIRAL; this comes from the coding sequence ATGAGCGCTGCCTGCGACGCCTTCGACCGCATCGCGGAGAACCTCGAGATCAGCCTGCGCATGAGCGACCAGGCGGACGCCGTGCTGGTCGTGGACAGCACGATCCACGGCACCAGCTCCGGCGGCGTGCGCATCACCGAGGACGTGAGCCGCGAGGAGGTCCACGCCCTGGCCCGCGAGATGACCCTCAAGTACTCCTTCTTCGGCCTGCGCCGCGGCGGGGCCAAGTGCGGCATCCGTCTGCCGGGTTCCGTGACGCCCGAGGAGAAGGCCGAGGCCCTGCGCGAGTTCGGCAGGCATCTCAGGCCCATCATCGCGCACGGCCTCTACTATCCGGGCATGGACATGAACTGCAGCTTCACGGACCTGCAGAACATCTACAAGGGAGCCGGATACACCATCGGCGACCACGCGGACTCCTCCTACTACACGGCCATGTCCGTGGCCCAGGTGCTGGAGGCGGTCCGCGCGCAGGTGGAGGACTCCTCCCCCCTGTCCCTGTCCATCGCGGGCTTCGGCCGCGTGGCCTGGCATCTCATCGACCGCCTGGACATGAGCCGCTACCGGCTGGTCGGCTTCTCCACGGCCACGGGCGCCTGCTACGACGAGTCGGGCTTCGATCCGGCCGAGGTCCTCGCGGCCTGCAGGGAGCACGGCGACGCCTTCGTCACGCGCCTGGGGCGCGGCCTCCTGGACGACAGGGACGGCCTCTACGCCTGTCCGGTGGACATCCTGCTGCCCGCGGCCCGCACCGACGCCATCCACTCCGGCAACGTGGGCTCGGTGGACGCGGGCTACATCGTGCCCATCGCCAACAAGCCTTACACGGACGAGGCCCTGCGCACGCTCGAGGAGAGCGGGGTGGCCTGCTTCCCCGGCTACGTCTGCAACGGCGGCGGCGTCTTCGCCTCGGGCCTGGCCGACGCGGGCGTGCCCGAGCAGGCCATCGAGGGGCTGTGCGCGGGCGGATACCGCGCCGTGGCGCGCGCCCTGTTCGCGAAATCCCTCGAAGGGCGGCTGAGCCTGCACGAGATCGCGCGTACCCTGGCGCACGACTCCTGCCTGCGGCTGCGGGCGGAGCAGCCGGGCAGGGGAGAGCGGCTGCTCAGGCGCCTGGGCCAGCGGTTCGGGCCGACCCGCGCCGTGCTGCGCAAGAAGCTTTTCGAAAACCTTGAGGAGCAGTTCACACGCCATGTCGAACGGATCCGGGCACTATAA